One Cryptomeria japonica chromosome 9, Sugi_1.0, whole genome shotgun sequence genomic window carries:
- the LOC131858340 gene encoding uncharacterized protein LOC131858340, with protein MALVYKVLKGKCIKKPIKGKNARDEDTESKVSSFNFNSETEGDSEEPSKKGRNKAKRKMIVVDSDILESEAESFEGKFIKNKKGKDTDKQTQGKKNINKRGNKDINQILINFDKEAEENKNDDGKDKEGEEMSVVGNNEDLNTEGLHKEDQEDKRGKSRDCARENESIKGLCDTVNTMVKDIGSLKKDMNVVKRER; from the coding sequence ATGGCTCTTGTTTATAAAGTGTTGAAAGGTAAATGCATTaaaaaacctattaaaggtaaaaatgcaagagatgaggacACAGAGAGTAAGGTTAGTAGTTTTAACTTCAACTCGGAGACTGAAGGCGATTCAGAGGAGCCAAGTAAAAAGGGGAGGAACAAGGCGAAGAGGAAAATGATTGTGGTTGATTCAGATATTTTAGAGTCTGAGGCCGAGTCCTTTgaaggtaaattcatcaaaaataagaaagggaaagacaCCGACAAGCAAACCCAGGGGAAGAAGAACATCAACAAGCGAGGgaacaaagatattaatcaaattttgattaattTTGATAAAGAGGCAGAGGAGAATAAAAATGATGATGGGAAGGATAAGGAGGGGGAAGAGATGTCGGTTGTGGGCAACAATGAGGATTTGAACACTGAAGGTCTGCAtaaagaggatcaagaggacaaaaggggtAAATCTAGGGATTGTGCTAgagaaaatgagagtattaagggtttaTGTGACACCGTCAACACAATGGTGAAAGACATTGGCAGCCTAAAGAAAGATATGAATGTTGTTAAAAGAGAACGATAG